The Eubacteriales bacterium genome window below encodes:
- a CDS encoding penicillin-binding transpeptidase domain-containing protein, which yields MSEAKKTINVKKNMKFIISVFVILFSGMIVYLGYAVTVYGERWFASPYNQRLEAANSNVIKGSVLDTNGIKLAWTEDGERQYISDTDTRIAISHTLGDNYGMTQGAELLYAKYLFGFDSDIVSRVGELITGEKRKGSDVTLTIDSELCKYAASVMGDNSGAIVLINYETGEILASVSQPGFDPLSVSDYADDEDSTVLFNRVTMGKYPPGSTFKIITATAIIQEGLQDESYTCTGSVDIGGITIECAGGKAHGELTLEEAFNVSCNTYFATMAKEIGSKKLLSVAEKYGFNYDFLFNDMILYQSDYVQSDYDENVALSGIGQYEDLITPLHSAMISGAIANGGTMMQPMLLKAVTTAEGNETDSPSKVFKSDATGGTASVLKQLMISEVKNGTGKSAAVEGLTIGGKTGTAEYTEGGETKEHAWFTGFIADEDHPLAIAVILEGAGSGGKNSAPIASKVFKKAVELGY from the coding sequence ATGAGCGAGGCTAAAAAAACCATTAACGTAAAAAAGAATATGAAATTCATAATATCCGTATTCGTAATACTCTTTTCAGGAATGATAGTTTACTTAGGTTACGCAGTTACAGTTTACGGTGAACGCTGGTTTGCTTCACCATATAATCAGCGCCTGGAAGCTGCAAACTCAAATGTAATAAAAGGCAGCGTACTGGATACCAACGGCATTAAACTTGCATGGACGGAAGACGGAGAGAGACAATACATATCGGATACAGACACAAGGATAGCGATATCTCATACTCTTGGCGACAATTATGGTATGACACAGGGAGCCGAGCTTTTATATGCAAAATACCTCTTTGGTTTTGATTCGGATATAGTATCCAGAGTCGGTGAACTGATAACAGGCGAAAAACGCAAAGGCAGCGACGTCACTTTAACTATAGATTCTGAGCTTTGTAAATACGCAGCGTCTGTTATGGGTGATAATTCGGGAGCTATAGTTTTAATAAATTATGAAACGGGTGAGATATTAGCCTCGGTTTCACAGCCAGGCTTTGACCCGTTAAGTGTTAGTGACTATGCAGACGACGAGGACTCTACTGTGCTTTTTAACCGTGTTACTATGGGCAAGTATCCTCCTGGATCTACGTTTAAGATAATAACGGCTACAGCTATAATCCAAGAAGGGCTACAAGACGAGAGTTATACCTGTACAGGCAGTGTTGATATTGGCGGGATAACCATAGAATGCGCAGGAGGTAAGGCGCACGGCGAACTTACTTTAGAGGAGGCTTTTAACGTCTCATGCAATACTTATTTTGCAACCATGGCCAAAGAAATAGGCTCTAAAAAGCTTTTATCCGTTGCTGAAAAGTATGGGTTTAACTACGACTTTTTATTTAACGATATGATACTTTATCAAAGTGACTATGTTCAAAGCGACTATGATGAAAACGTAGCATTATCTGGAATAGGCCAGTATGAAGACTTGATTACCCCGCTTCATTCGGCAATGATATCAGGTGCAATAGCTAACGGCGGAACGATGATGCAGCCTATGCTATTAAAGGCGGTGACAACGGCTGAGGGAAATGAGACTGATTCCCCTTCCAAGGTCTTTAAAAGCGATGCTACCGGCGGTACGGCAAGCGTATTAAAACAGCTTATGATAAGTGAGGTAAAAAACGGAACCGGAAAATCCGCTGCTGTTGAAGGTTTGACTATAGGCGGGAAGACGGGCACTGCTGAATATACTGAGGGCGGTGAAACAAAAGAGCATGCATGGTTCACGGGATTTATAGCCGATGAGGACCATCCGCTTGCCATTGCAGTTATATTGGAAGGAGCTGGTTCAGGCGGAAAGAATTCAGCGCCCATTGCATCTAAAGTATTTAAAAAGG
- a CDS encoding FtsW/RodA/SpoVE family cell cycle protein, producing the protein MTFVRRSATAALMLNMVFVLSAFILLAFKDETIDYNALIMGGTIAAVMLIFYNVTNKIFKYPDRIVLVCCITLVSIGLVMQYRINSETGWKQLVWFVSGIIAMYIAIMFFKSNLNFGKINWLLIAATAGLLLMALIFARVIGGAKNWIRIGPFSFQPSEFAKITFLVSAAYYFSKRDRILSLLPYAIFSGACILILVASKDLGAAMLFALSFLIIFFVSTGSKLWTLGGIGVLGIGAFASYKLFSHVRVRVEIWQDPWAVYYGEGYQIVQGLMAIASGSFFGTGLSLGTPQSIPANSTDFIFAVICEEFGIIFGIALIVLYLVFILRGALIALNAREKHEQLLVFGCTAMLSLQCFIIIAGVIKMIPLTGITLPFISYGGSSMWSCMILVGIIQGIAIKNGIKDVKEIRSIGGDVI; encoded by the coding sequence ATGACGTTTGTAAGAAGAAGTGCTACTGCTGCTTTGATGTTAAATATGGTGTTTGTTTTGTCTGCGTTTATACTGCTTGCCTTTAAAGACGAGACCATAGACTATAACGCGCTAATAATGGGTGGGACGATCGCCGCCGTAATGCTTATATTTTACAATGTTACAAATAAAATATTTAAATATCCTGACAGGATAGTGCTGGTATGCTGTATAACACTCGTATCTATCGGACTTGTAATGCAGTATAGAATAAATTCAGAAACCGGATGGAAACAGCTTGTCTGGTTTGTATCCGGCATTATTGCCATGTATATAGCAATAATGTTTTTTAAAAGCAATTTGAACTTTGGCAAGATAAATTGGCTCTTAATAGCTGCAACGGCGGGGCTTTTACTTATGGCGCTTATCTTTGCACGTGTTATCGGCGGAGCTAAGAACTGGATAAGAATAGGGCCATTTAGCTTTCAGCCAAGCGAATTTGCCAAAATAACGTTTCTAGTTTCAGCAGCTTATTATTTTTCTAAAAGAGACAGGATATTGTCTTTACTACCGTATGCTATATTCAGCGGAGCATGCATCTTAATATTGGTTGCATCTAAAGACTTAGGTGCGGCTATGCTTTTTGCCCTTTCATTCCTTATAATATTTTTTGTTTCAACAGGCAGTAAATTATGGACGCTTGGGGGTATCGGAGTCTTAGGAATCGGTGCTTTTGCCAGCTATAAGCTTTTTTCGCATGTTAGGGTGAGAGTTGAAATTTGGCAGGACCCGTGGGCTGTTTACTATGGAGAAGGCTATCAGATTGTACAGGGATTAATGGCAATTGCAAGCGGTTCTTTTTTCGGGACGGGCTTGTCGCTTGGAACACCACAGTCTATTCCGGCAAATAGCACGGATTTTATATTTGCGGTCATATGTGAGGAATTTGGGATCATATTTGGTATCGCACTGATCGTGCTGTATCTTGTATTTATATTAAGAGGAGCACTAATCGCATTAAATGCAAGGGAAAAGCACGAGCAGCTTTTAGTATTTGGATGTACGGCAATGCTTAGCCTGCAGTGTTTTATAATAATAGCAGGCGTAATAAAGATGATACCATTAACAGGTATAACACTTCCGTTTATAAGCTACGGCGGGAGCTCTATGTGGTCTTGTATGATTTTAGTCGGTATTATACAAGGTATTGCCATTAAAAATGGAATTAAGGATGTTAAAGAGATAAGAAGCATAGGAGGTGATGTAATATAA
- a CDS encoding FHA domain-containing protein — translation MAIYLLTISYGIIFININTDGEFMGAYENIAFIMRYFFLALFVILVAGLVLVSFNEYREKKRIMAFAGYYIGFAEVVYSDDEDYTAARFGISIETSIGSSSKSDIIISGNGVLKKHASIVKEKNKVIITPNQNAVVQVNGQKIKAKRTLSSGDIVLIGGTALLIHLKEETV, via the coding sequence GTGGCAATCTATTTATTGACGATAAGTTATGGTATAATATTTATTAATATAAATACAGACGGTGAGTTTATGGGAGCTTATGAAAACATAGCGTTTATTATGAGGTATTTTTTTCTTGCCCTGTTTGTAATCCTGGTGGCAGGCTTAGTTTTAGTATCTTTTAACGAATACAGGGAAAAGAAACGGATAATGGCATTTGCCGGTTATTACATAGGTTTTGCCGAAGTTGTATATTCCGATGATGAGGATTATACTGCAGCACGTTTTGGCATATCAATAGAAACTTCTATAGGGAGCTCAAGTAAGTCTGATATCATTATTTCGGGCAACGGGGTATTAAAAAAACACGCAAGCATAGTAAAAGAAAAAAACAAAGTAATCATAACTCCAAATCAAAATGCTGTTGTTCAGGTAAACGGCCAAAAAATCAAGGCAAAGCGTACATTGTCTAGTGGCGATATAGTTTTGATAGGCGGCACTGCTCTTTTGATACATTTAAAGGAGGAAACAGTATGA
- a CDS encoding DUF5685 family protein, which yields MFGYVIPLKPELKIKDFQKYRAYYCGLCKEIHNYSSLSRLSLSYDATFLYIFLSSLANDEENIVEKRCVVNPLSKKRPVCNTIHADYAAASNVLLSWHKFSDAAKDDRNIFYYMLKWLYSGPYKHASLTCPKLSECMARDLARLAQIEEEKTADLDIPANEFAKVTGNLFSLSPNVDDEKRETLFSFGFNLGRFIYLIDAYDDITKDIKSKSYNPFLLKYKYSNEDIGKFKKRIYEEASFNLYYSLAQAAREYEKLEIIKNNDILDNIIYLGLKNKTISVLEEK from the coding sequence ATGTTTGGATACGTAATACCATTAAAACCTGAGCTTAAAATTAAGGATTTTCAAAAATATAGAGCATATTATTGCGGGCTTTGCAAGGAGATACATAACTACTCCTCACTGTCGCGTTTAAGCTTAAGTTATGATGCAACGTTTTTATATATATTTTTATCTTCGCTTGCAAACGATGAAGAAAACATCGTTGAAAAAAGATGTGTTGTAAATCCGCTTTCAAAAAAGCGCCCGGTCTGCAACACAATCCATGCAGATTATGCCGCTGCTTCAAACGTTTTGCTTTCCTGGCATAAATTTTCAGATGCCGCAAAAGATGATAGAAATATCTTTTACTATATGCTAAAATGGTTATATTCGGGCCCTTATAAACACGCCTCTTTAACTTGCCCCAAACTAAGCGAATGCATGGCTAGAGACCTTGCTCGTCTTGCGCAAATAGAAGAGGAAAAAACTGCGGATCTAGATATTCCGGCAAACGAGTTTGCCAAAGTAACCGGAAACTTATTTAGCCTAAGCCCAAATGTAGATGATGAAAAAAGAGAGACGCTTTTTTCTTTTGGCTTTAACCTGGGGCGTTTTATATATCTGATAGACGCATACGATGATATAACAAAAGACATTAAAAGCAAAAGCTATAACCCGTTTTTGCTTAAGTATAAATACTCAAATGAAGATATAGGAAAATTTAAAAAAAGAATTTACGAAGAAGCTTCATTTAATCTGTATTATTCGCTTGCACAGGCTGCCCGTGAATATGAAAAGCTGGAAATTATAAAAAATAATGATATATTAGATAATATTATATATTTAGGTCTAAAAAACAAAACTATCTCGGTATTGGAGGAAAAGTAG
- a CDS encoding DnaJ domain-containing protein: MDPYKVLGVSRTASDEEIKKAYRALVKKYHPDQYGSNPLGELAAEKLKSINEAYDLITRERTAGKAGSSNYGGGYGSGYNSGYRSSGSTPEFARVRSFIQAGNLAQAEMILDSMSAKPAEWHFLKGVILQRKGFYDGARQHIQNAYNMEPNNPEYATAFAQMNGQRTGYQNFYGNSANPESSCCEWLSCLCCANSCCDCFGGGCC, translated from the coding sequence ATGGATCCATATAAGGTTCTGGGGGTATCCAGAACCGCATCAGACGAAGAAATTAAAAAAGCATATCGTGCTTTAGTAAAAAAATATCATCCGGATCAATATGGCTCAAACCCATTAGGGGAATTAGCAGCCGAAAAACTAAAATCTATAAACGAAGCATACGACTTAATAACACGCGAGCGTACCGCCGGAAAAGCCGGCTCGTCAAACTATGGCGGAGGCTACGGCAGCGGGTATAATAGTGGGTACAGGTCTTCTGGTTCCACTCCCGAATTTGCACGCGTAAGAAGTTTTATACAGGCCGGTAATTTGGCCCAGGCAGAAATGATATTGGATTCTATGTCTGCCAAGCCTGCAGAATGGCACTTTTTAAAAGGAGTTATACTTCAAAGAAAAGGCTTTTACGATGGGGCTCGTCAGCACATACAAAATGCATACAATATGGAGCCAAATAACCCGGAATATGCTACCGCCTTTGCGCAGATGAACGGCCAGAGAACCGGATACCAAAACTTTTATGGAAATTCCGCAAACCCCGAAAGCTCATGCTGTGAATGGTTAAGCTGCCTTTGCTGCGCCAATTCCTGTTGTGACTGTTTTGGTGGCGGCTGCTGTTAA
- the trpS gene encoding tryptophan--tRNA ligase, which produces MSETNDKQVIFSGIQPSGNLTIGNYLGAIKEWVKLQDQYRCYYCVVDLHSITVRQVASELRRRCLDVLSILIAAGLDPKKNIMYFQSHVSAHAELAWVLNCYTYTGELSRMTQFKEKSQRHAENINAGLFTYPALMAADILLYQTDLVPIGIDQKQHLELTRDIAIRFNNLYGDVFKVPEPYIPKVGAKIMSLAEPEKKMSKSDENDQSFITILDEPDAIVRKIKRAVTDSENRIKYSEDKPGVSNLMTIYSAITKKGINEIEDEFAGKGYGDLKASVAEAVVEELRPIKQSFEKIRADKAYLNEIMALGREEASKDAIKTLYKVYKKVGLAPNKL; this is translated from the coding sequence TTGAGCGAAACTAATGACAAACAGGTAATATTTTCAGGGATTCAGCCATCTGGAAATTTGACTATCGGAAATTATCTTGGAGCTATAAAGGAATGGGTTAAGCTCCAGGATCAATATAGATGCTACTATTGTGTAGTAGACCTGCATTCTATAACAGTGCGGCAAGTGGCTTCAGAGTTAAGGCGGCGCTGTTTAGACGTACTCTCTATACTGATTGCGGCAGGCCTTGATCCTAAAAAGAACATAATGTATTTTCAATCCCATGTAAGTGCACATGCTGAACTTGCCTGGGTACTTAACTGTTATACTTATACCGGTGAACTTAGCCGTATGACACAGTTTAAGGAAAAGAGCCAAAGGCATGCGGAAAATATAAATGCGGGGCTTTTTACCTATCCTGCTTTAATGGCTGCGGATATCTTGCTTTATCAAACAGATCTGGTCCCGATAGGAATAGACCAAAAACAGCATCTTGAGTTAACGAGGGATATAGCTATCCGCTTTAATAACTTATACGGCGATGTTTTTAAAGTTCCGGAACCATATATACCAAAAGTAGGCGCCAAGATAATGAGCCTTGCTGAACCGGAAAAGAAGATGTCTAAATCCGACGAAAACGACCAGAGCTTTATAACTATTCTAGACGAGCCGGATGCTATTGTGAGAAAAATAAAACGCGCCGTTACAGACAGTGAAAACCGCATAAAATATTCAGAAGATAAGCCCGGCGTTTCTAACTTGATGACCATATATTCTGCAATAACAAAAAAGGGCATAAACGAAATAGAAGATGAATTTGCGGGTAAAGGTTATGGGGACTTGAAAGCCTCAGTAGCCGAGGCCGTTGTTGAGGAACTAAGACCGATAAAGCAAAGCTTTGAAAAAATAAGGGCAGATAAGGCATATTTAAATGAAATAATGGCTTTAGGAAGAGAAGAAGCATCTAAAGATGCCATTAAGACACTTTATAAAGTGTATAAAAAAGTTGGGCTTGCGCCGAATAAACTTTAA
- the thrC gene encoding threonine synthase — protein MDFISTRDEQETSSLLAIIKGIADSGGLFVPEKFPELTIDEIVSFKDMPYYSVCAKVINKYIDELTEKEIEDITMTAYSGFDTKEVAPLVKLDENKFILELWHGKTLAFKDMALSVLPSLLAIAKKKKGNSNKTFVLVATSGDTGKAALSGFMDAPMIDICVFYPNEGVSKLQELQMVTQEGKNTHVIAVNGNFDECQTGVKKIFADSKFKKLLNDKGYELSSANSINFGRLVPQIVYYINSYAKLVKNGDIAKGEMINIAVPTGNFGNILAAYYAKRMGLPVKKLICASNANNVLTDFFKSGNYSLDRKFYKTISPSMDILISSNLERLLYEITGRDKETVSKWMIELKDKKGYSISEKLNQLNEFYAGWVDEEGTRKTIKETFDKYNYLIDTHTAVAVKVYNDYIRETGDKTKTIIASTANPYKFVFDVLNIFTDEKFSDEDVFGAVNRLNEITGAKIPKNIAELEGKKILHTKTVEKNEMQQAVLDIIK, from the coding sequence ATGGATTTTATAAGCACGAGGGATGAGCAGGAAACATCTTCTCTTTTAGCTATAATAAAAGGAATAGCCGATTCCGGAGGGCTTTTTGTTCCGGAAAAATTCCCGGAATTAACGATTGACGAAATCGTCAGTTTTAAGGACATGCCGTATTACTCAGTTTGTGCAAAAGTTATTAATAAATATATAGACGAACTAACTGAAAAAGAGATCGAAGATATAACGATGACGGCATACAGCGGATTTGACACAAAAGAGGTCGCGCCGTTAGTAAAACTCGATGAAAACAAATTTATACTTGAATTATGGCATGGGAAAACACTTGCATTTAAAGATATGGCCCTTTCCGTATTGCCAAGCCTTTTGGCTATAGCAAAGAAGAAAAAGGGGAACAGCAATAAGACATTTGTTTTAGTTGCAACGTCCGGTGATACCGGAAAAGCTGCACTTAGCGGGTTTATGGATGCCCCGATGATTGATATATGCGTATTTTATCCTAACGAAGGAGTATCTAAGTTGCAGGAACTGCAGATGGTCACACAGGAGGGAAAAAATACACATGTAATAGCCGTTAACGGCAATTTCGACGAGTGCCAGACTGGCGTTAAAAAGATATTTGCTGACAGCAAGTTCAAGAAGCTTTTAAACGACAAAGGATATGAGCTTTCTTCTGCTAATTCAATAAACTTTGGAAGGCTGGTCCCGCAGATCGTATATTATATAAATTCTTATGCCAAGCTCGTTAAAAACGGTGATATAGCTAAAGGGGAAATGATAAATATAGCAGTGCCGACAGGGAACTTTGGCAATATACTGGCGGCATATTATGCAAAACGAATGGGCCTGCCTGTTAAAAAGCTGATATGTGCATCTAATGCCAATAATGTGCTTACAGATTTCTTTAAAAGCGGGAATTACTCACTTGACAGGAAGTTTTATAAAACAATATCCCCGTCTATGGACATACTTATTTCGAGCAATTTAGAACGCCTTTTATATGAGATAACGGGAAGGGATAAGGAGACGGTGTCTAAGTGGATGATCGAGCTTAAAGATAAAAAGGGATATTCCATCAGCGAAAAGCTGAACCAGCTAAATGAATTTTATGCCGGCTGGGTGGATGAAGAAGGCACTAGAAAAACTATTAAAGAAACATTTGACAAGTATAATTATTTGATAGATACCCATACTGCCGTTGCTGTAAAAGTCTATAACGATTATATAAGGGAAACAGGAGATAAGACTAAGACTATAATCGCTTCAACTGCTAACCCGTATAAATTCGTATTCGATGTGTTAAATATATTTACAGATGAAAAGTTTAGTGATGAGGACGTATTTGGAGCAGTAAATCGCTTAAACGAGATAACGGGAGCCAAAATACCTAAAAATATAGCAGAACTTGAAGGGAAAAAGATACTTCATACTAAAACAGTTGAAAAAAATGAGATGCAACAGGCAGTTTTAGATATTATAAAGTAA
- a CDS encoding nitroreductase family protein gives MKNFFDLIALRESCRNFSDKKVDRKTIVSLIEAARLAPSACNSQPWSFYIACGDKAADVAKCVQYLGANRFTDNCSAFTVVVEENAVLYERVLQLFKNDEFSSIDIGIAVAHYCLAATDLGLSTCIMGWLNQKKLKEVLNLPKEKHVRLVIATGYAATDTLRKKTRKDLDSIMHFID, from the coding sequence ATGAAAAACTTTTTTGATTTAATAGCTTTAAGAGAAAGCTGCCGTAATTTTTCAGATAAAAAAGTAGACAGAAAAACTATTGTTTCCCTTATCGAAGCAGCCCGTCTTGCCCCTTCCGCATGCAACTCCCAGCCATGGAGCTTTTATATAGCCTGTGGCGACAAAGCAGCAGACGTTGCCAAATGTGTACAGTATCTGGGGGCAAACAGGTTCACGGATAACTGCTCCGCTTTTACCGTTGTCGTTGAGGAAAACGCCGTTTTATACGAAAGAGTGCTGCAGCTATTTAAAAACGATGAGTTTTCATCTATAGACATAGGGATAGCAGTTGCCCACTATTGTTTGGCAGCAACCGATTTAGGCCTCTCTACCTGTATCATGGGCTGGCTTAATCAGAAAAAACTTAAAGAAGTTTTAAACTTGCCTAAAGAAAAGCACGTAAGGCTGGTTATAGCAACGGGTTATGCCGCAACGGACACTCTTAGGAAAAAAACCAGAAAAGATTTAGACAGTATAATGCACTTTATAGACTGA
- the gpmI gene encoding 2,3-bisphosphoglycerate-independent phosphoglycerate mutase, producing MAKNIVALIILDGFGWREQREGNAILASGIKNIEKLIEEYPMTTISASGLNVGLPDGQMGNSEVGHLNIGAGRIVYQELTRITKAIETKEFFHNEEFLEAIDNVKKNGTKLHLMGLISDGGVHSHLEHLYALLKLAKDNDVKEVYIHCFMDGRDVPPKSGYSYIEQLNEKINEIGCGKIATVMGRYYAMDRDNRWERVSKAYDALVLSEGKQANDALSAVKAAYDAGETDEFISPTVVHENGKAVATIGENDSVIFFNFRPDRAREISRAFIQKDFSEFPRKKGFFPLFYVSFTQYDKTFTNIHIAFKPHNLKNTLGEYLSANGKTQLRIAETEKYAHVTFFFNGGVEKPNEGEDRVLIPSPKVATYDLQPEMSACKVADEAVERIKSGKYDVMILNFANPDMVGHTGVMSAAVAAVTAVDECVNKVINAIIDMGGEAIVTADHGNAEMMKDKVSGQPFTAHTVSKVPFILVSKRFKDKKLRSDGILADIAPTMLDLMGIKVPEEMTGKTMIIK from the coding sequence ATGGCTAAAAATATAGTCGCGCTTATTATACTTGATGGATTTGGATGGCGCGAACAAAGAGAAGGAAATGCAATACTTGCTTCGGGTATAAAAAACATTGAAAAATTAATTGAAGAGTATCCAATGACTACAATAAGTGCAAGTGGCTTAAACGTAGGATTGCCGGACGGGCAAATGGGCAATTCTGAGGTTGGCCACTTAAATATTGGAGCCGGGCGTATAGTATACCAGGAGCTTACACGTATAACAAAAGCTATCGAGACAAAAGAATTTTTTCATAATGAAGAATTTTTAGAAGCTATAGATAACGTAAAAAAGAACGGTACAAAACTACACTTGATGGGGCTTATATCAGACGGTGGAGTTCACAGCCATTTAGAACATTTGTATGCGCTTTTAAAACTTGCAAAAGATAACGACGTAAAAGAGGTTTATATCCACTGTTTCATGGATGGCAGAGATGTGCCTCCAAAGAGCGGATACAGTTATATAGAGCAGTTGAATGAAAAGATAAACGAAATAGGCTGCGGCAAAATAGCGACTGTTATGGGCAGGTATTACGCTATGGACAGGGATAACCGCTGGGAAAGGGTAAGCAAAGCATACGACGCGCTGGTCTTATCAGAAGGAAAGCAGGCAAACGATGCTTTAAGTGCAGTTAAAGCAGCTTATGACGCAGGAGAGACTGATGAGTTCATATCGCCGACGGTAGTACATGAAAACGGAAAGGCAGTTGCAACTATCGGTGAAAACGATTCGGTGATATTTTTTAACTTCAGGCCGGACCGTGCAAGGGAGATATCACGGGCGTTTATCCAAAAGGATTTCTCGGAGTTCCCGCGTAAAAAAGGATTTTTCCCACTGTTTTATGTATCGTTTACACAATATGACAAGACGTTTACAAATATACATATTGCATTTAAACCGCATAACCTTAAAAACACACTTGGAGAATATTTAAGCGCAAACGGGAAAACACAGCTAAGGATAGCTGAAACGGAAAAATATGCGCACGTAACTTTTTTCTTTAATGGCGGCGTGGAAAAGCCAAATGAAGGGGAAGACAGAGTCCTTATTCCTTCTCCAAAAGTAGCTACATACGATCTGCAGCCGGAGATGAGCGCGTGTAAAGTAGCGGACGAAGCAGTAGAAAGAATAAAATCCGGTAAATACGACGTTATGATTTTAAACTTTGCGAATCCGGACATGGTCGGCCATACTGGTGTTATGAGCGCTGCTGTAGCTGCTGTTACAGCTGTTGACGAGTGTGTTAATAAAGTTATAAATGCCATTATTGATATGGGCGGTGAAGCTATAGTAACGGCAGACCACGGTAATGCGGAGATGATGAAAGACAAAGTAAGCGGGCAGCCGTTTACAGCACACACTGTTTCAAAAGTCCCGTTCATATTGGTAAGCAAGCGATTTAAGGATAAAAAACTCCGCAGTGACGGAATTTTAGCAGACATTGCACCAACGATGCTCGATCTAATGGGAATTAAAGTGCCAGAAGAAATGACGGGCAAAACGATGATAATTAAGTAG
- the tpiA gene encoding triose-phosphate isomerase, with product MRRPIIAANWKMHKTIGEAVALTEELVSLIADAEVDVVICTPFICLSAVKDAIAGTKIHLGAQNLHFKENGAYTGEISSIMLKELGVEYVIIGHSERRQYFAETDETVNLKVKAAIGHGLIPIICVGENLLQREQGITDELVSMQTKLALCGVSSKETEKLVLAYEPIWAIGTGMTATKEQANDTISKIRKAVAELHGDNTASKVRILYGGSINRNNISGLMREPEIDGGLIGGASLNAEEFAKIVKY from the coding sequence ATGAGGAGGCCGATTATTGCGGCAAATTGGAAAATGCATAAAACTATCGGAGAAGCTGTCGCACTAACCGAAGAGCTTGTTTCTCTTATAGCTGATGCAGAAGTTGACGTTGTAATTTGCACACCGTTTATTTGCCTGTCGGCAGTTAAAGACGCAATTGCTGGGACAAAAATTCATCTTGGTGCACAAAATTTACATTTTAAAGAAAACGGGGCATATACCGGAGAGATTTCTTCTATTATGTTAAAAGAGCTTGGCGTTGAATACGTGATTATAGGTCATTCGGAACGCAGGCAATACTTTGCAGAGACAGATGAGACCGTTAATTTAAAAGTTAAAGCTGCAATAGGACATGGGCTTATACCGATAATATGTGTTGGGGAAAATTTACTGCAAAGAGAGCAGGGAATAACAGATGAACTCGTATCTATGCAGACTAAACTTGCACTTTGCGGTGTAAGTTCGAAAGAAACTGAAAAGCTCGTATTGGCATATGAGCCGATTTGGGCAATAGGTACAGGAATGACTGCAACTAAGGAGCAGGCAAACGATACTATTAGCAAAATAAGAAAAGCTGTTGCCGAACTTCACGGTGATAATACGGCAAGCAAGGTTCGCATACTTTACGGCGGCAGCATAAACCGCAATAATATTTCAGGATTAATGAGAGAGCCGGAAATAGATGGCGGCCTTATTGGAGGGGCATCATTAAATGCAGAAGAATTTGCTAAAATAGTTAAATATTAA